In Actinomadura luteofluorescens, the sequence CACGACCCACGAGAAGGTGACCTCGCGATGACCACGCTCACGCACGCGGCGGCCGACTCCGCGACGATGCTGCGCCGCAACCTGCGGCACGCGCTGCGCTACCCGTCGCTGACGATGGCCGGGATGATGATGCCGATCATGATCATGCTGCTGTTCGTCGGCGTGTTCGGCAACGCGCTCGGCGACGGCGTCGGCGGCGCGGCCAAGGGCGACTACATCCAGTACGTCGCGCCGGGGATCATCATGATGGCGGTCGCGTCCGGCTGCATGGCGACGTCGGTGTCGGTCTGCGTGGACATGACCGAGGGCATCGTCGACCGGTTCCGGACGATGTCGATCTCACGGTCGTCGCTGCTCACCGGGCACGTCGCGGGCAGCATGATCCAGACGCTGCTGAGCACCGCCGCGGTCGTCGCCGTCGCGGCCGCGATGGGCTTCCGGACGAGCGGCGGCGCGCTGGACTGGCTCGCGGCCGGCGGCCTGCTGGTGCTGCTCACGTTCGCGCTGACCTGGCTCGCGGTCATGCTCGGGCTGCTGGCCAAGAACCCGGAGGGCGCGAGCAACACGCCGATGATCATCCAGTTCCTGCCGTTCGTCGGCAGCACGATCGTGCCGCCGGAGTCGATGCCGGCCGGGGTGCGGTGGTTCGCGCAGTACCAGCCGTTCACCCCGATGATCGAGACGCTGCGGGGGCTGCTGGCCGGGACGCCGAGCGGGCGGGACGCGGCCGTGTCCGTCGCCTGGTGCGTCGGCCTCGCCGTCGTCGGCTACGCGTTCTCCAAGGTGCTGTTCGACCGGAAGGCGCCCCGCTAGCCCCGTCCGAACTCGCGCGCGAGCCCCGCGGCGGCGGCCCGCAGCTCCTCCCGGCCCAGGCCGGCGTACTCCGACACCGCGCCGGAGTACGCCGGCCGGTCGGCGTCCTCGGCGGCGCGGGTGATCGCCGCCGTGGACATGGTCGGCCGGAACGACCGGACGTGGTGGAGGCGCTGCGCCAGCGCGATGGCCCGGGCCGCCCGCGCCCGCACGTCCGGCGCGGCGCCGGGATCGGCGAGGTCGACCATGGCGAGCGCGAGCAGCAGCCCGCCGCCGACGGGCAGGTCCATGTAGAAGGAGGGCATCGGGAACGGCGGGCCGTCGACCAGCGCCGCCAGCTTGGCGGGGAGCCCGGCGACGATGTCCTCGACGAGCGCCGTGCGCCCGTGCCGGGCGTGCGCGACCACGGTGACGCAGTGGGCCTCCACCGTCCACGGATCGAGGCCGGTGAGCGGCATCGGGCCGTCCTCGGTGGCGAGCCGCGCCACCGCCTCCCGCCAGAGGCGCAGGCCGGTGTCGACGTCACCGCGGCCGAGAGCGATCTCCGCGCGCGCTCCGAGGTTGAAGGCGGCCGTGCCGAAGGACTCGTCCGGCCCGTCGACCAGCGACTGGTCGAGCCGCCGCTCGGCCTCGTCGTACTCGCCGACCGCCATGTGGCCCGACGCGAGCGCCCACATCAGCCCGAACATGTCGGGCCACTCGTACCGCTCCAGCAGCTCCAGCGATATCCGCAGGTGGTGCAGGGCCCTCTCGGCCTGGTCGAGCTGCATCAGCAGTTCGCTGAGGCGCGAGTGGGCGAGCAGGCGGCACCACGGGATGTCCGGCGCGCCGGACATCCCGATCATCGCCTCGGTCGCCGCGAGCGCCCCCGCCACGTCGCCGTCGCGCTCGCGCAGGTATCCCGCGGCGCAGTTCGCGATGGCGGCGACGAGCGGCTCGTCCCGGGCGCACATCTCGTCCAGGGCGGAGCCGCCGGGGGCGAGGATCTCCGGCAGGGCGGCCAGCACCGTCGCGATCGCGGGGATGAGACCGTCCGGCGGCGGGGGCGGGAGGCGGCGCAGCGCGACGAGCGTGCGGGTCGCCTGCGGTCCCTTGAACAGGCTCGTGGCGAGCACGCTCACGGTGAGCGCCGTCCGCGTGGTCTCGACGTCCTCGGGGACGGGACGGTAGCGGCTGAGGAGCCCGGCGGTCTCCTCGGCCAGGACGAGCAGCCGGCCGTAGGCCGCCTCCAGCGTCCACACCCCGCCGAGGGCGGCGGTCACCGCAGCGACGGCCGGGCCGTCCCGGCGGGCCAGGCCCTGGCGGAGGGCCTGCTGGAGGTTGTCCTGCTCGACCCGCACGCGCTCCACGGGCCCGAACGGCTCGGCGCCGAACAGCGCCTCGTGGCGCGCCGCGCCGAACTCCCGCGCCCAGGCGAGCATGCCGCCGACCGCGAGGTCCGTCTCGCCTGCGGCCTCCCGGTGGGCCGCGCTGAACTCGCGGACGCTCTCCAGCATCCGGAAGCGGGTCTCGGGGCCGCCCTCCACGGGTTCCAGTAGGGACTGGCCGACGAGGTCCTCCAGGACCTCCAGCGCCCCGCCGCCCGGGAGGCCGCCGCCGAGGACGTGCCGTGCCGCGTCCGCGGTGAAACCCGCAGGGAAGATCGACAGTGACCGCATGGCGGCCCGGCCGGACGGGGAGAGCAGGTTCCAGCTCCAGTCCACGACCGCGTGCATGGTCCGGTGCCGGGACGGCGCGTCGCGGGCGTGGCCGCGCAGCAGGGCGAACCGGTCGTCCAGGCCGCGGGCGATCTCGGCCACGGACATGACGCGGACGCGCGCCGCCGCCAGCTCGATCGCCAGCGGCAGCCCGTCCAGGTGGCGGCACAGCTCCTCCACCGCGCCGGAGGGCAGGGCCGCGCCGGGACGCGCCGCGTGCGCCCGCTGCCGGAACAGCTCCGCCGACG encodes:
- a CDS encoding ABC transporter permease codes for the protein MTTLTHAAADSATMLRRNLRHALRYPSLTMAGMMMPIMIMLLFVGVFGNALGDGVGGAAKGDYIQYVAPGIIMMAVASGCMATSVSVCVDMTEGIVDRFRTMSISRSSLLTGHVAGSMIQTLLSTAAVVAVAAAMGFRTSGGALDWLAAGGLLVLLTFALTWLAVMLGLLAKNPEGASNTPMIIQFLPFVGSTIVPPESMPAGVRWFAQYQPFTPMIETLRGLLAGTPSGRDAAVSVAWCVGLAVVGYAFSKVLFDRKAPR
- a CDS encoding ATP-binding protein gives rise to the protein MVDSLPRGSVPSGSVELRLLSGVACRGRDVTSPRLRGLLALLAGEPRAGVSVVRLVEGLWPEERPDNPVKALQVVVSRARSQLGTDVIVSMPTGYRLGLDESAVDASAVLLAASASARSSRDGDHTGALAHAEDGLALWDGPPEPDDGDDPLPVLRANRAPTYWTLSRARALALARVARHTEGFEALSDVARRYPRDEEVLAELLRCEAATAGPSAALARYESYRRSLRDELGTDPGGALQRVQQELLQDEAPAVRRGVAHEPNPLLGRAGDLTAVLDLLRASRVTSIVGAGGLGKTRLANTVAREAPQRAVHYVSLAGVARDEDVAGEVASVLGVGESPRVRGRAGGPADLVSAIAEVLGAGSGLLVLDNCEHVVEGAAGLAGALVSMTRDLRILTTSRAPLGLSSESVYPLPALDPPTSAELFRQRAHAARPGAALPSGAVEELCRHLDGLPLAIELAAARVRVMSVAEIARGLDDRFALLRGHARDAPSRHRTMHAVVDWSWNLLSPSGRAAMRSLSIFPAGFTADAARHVLGGGLPGGGALEVLEDLVGQSLLEPVEGGPETRFRMLESVREFSAAHREAAGETDLAVGGMLAWAREFGAARHEALFGAEPFGPVERVRVEQDNLQQALRQGLARRDGPAVAAVTAALGGVWTLEAAYGRLLVLAEETAGLLSRYRPVPEDVETTRTALTVSVLATSLFKGPQATRTLVALRRLPPPPPDGLIPAIATVLAALPEILAPGGSALDEMCARDEPLVAAIANCAAGYLRERDGDVAGALAATEAMIGMSGAPDIPWCRLLAHSRLSELLMQLDQAERALHHLRISLELLERYEWPDMFGLMWALASGHMAVGEYDEAERRLDQSLVDGPDESFGTAAFNLGARAEIALGRGDVDTGLRLWREAVARLATEDGPMPLTGLDPWTVEAHCVTVVAHARHGRTALVEDIVAGLPAKLAALVDGPPFPMPSFYMDLPVGGGLLLALAMVDLADPGAAPDVRARAARAIALAQRLHHVRSFRPTMSTAAITRAAEDADRPAYSGAVSEYAGLGREELRAAAAGLAREFGRG